A DNA window from Rhizobium sp. NXC14 contains the following coding sequences:
- a CDS encoding amino acid ABC transporter ATP-binding protein → MEGAVLSSANDQSTLISLEKVQKWYGSFHALKNISLSVRKGEKIVLCGPSGSGKSTLIRCINALELIQEGRIVVDGQSLDGTSKAVDAIRREVGMVFQNFNLFPHMTVLQNCALAPMRVRGTSRADAERLARKYLERVRILDQAEKYPAQLSGGQQQRVAIARALCMEPKAMLFDEPTSALDPEMVKEVLDTMIGLARDGMTMICVTHEMGFARQVADRVIFMASGEIIEEAEPEVFFKSPTHERTKAFLGEILAHH, encoded by the coding sequence ATGGAGGGCGCCGTGCTCAGTTCCGCTAATGACCAGTCGACATTGATATCCCTTGAAAAGGTTCAGAAATGGTACGGCTCCTTCCATGCGTTGAAAAACATCAGCCTGTCGGTTCGCAAAGGTGAGAAGATCGTCCTTTGCGGGCCTTCGGGTTCCGGCAAGTCGACGTTGATCCGCTGTATCAACGCTCTCGAGTTGATCCAGGAAGGCAGGATCGTCGTCGACGGACAGTCGCTCGACGGCACGAGCAAGGCGGTTGACGCCATTCGGCGCGAAGTCGGGATGGTGTTCCAGAACTTCAATTTGTTCCCCCACATGACCGTTCTGCAGAACTGCGCGCTTGCGCCCATGAGGGTCCGCGGAACCAGCCGGGCTGACGCCGAGAGGCTGGCGAGAAAATACCTCGAACGGGTTCGAATCCTTGATCAGGCGGAGAAGTATCCCGCGCAGCTCAGCGGTGGCCAGCAGCAGCGTGTCGCTATTGCCAGGGCGCTTTGCATGGAGCCCAAGGCGATGCTGTTCGACGAACCCACATCGGCGCTCGATCCGGAAATGGTCAAGGAAGTGCTGGACACGATGATCGGCCTCGCACGCGACGGCATGACCATGATCTGCGTGACCCATGAAATGGGTTTTGCCCGTCAAGTTGCAGACCGGGTCATCTTCATGGCTTCCGGCGAGATCATAGAGGAGGCCGAGCCCGAGGTCTTCTTCAAGTCTCCAACGCATGAGCGCACCAAGGCCTTCCTTGGCGAGATCCTCGCACATCACTGA
- a CDS encoding amino acid ABC transporter permease: protein MGYAFDFGAVFDRAPELFWGSLGTLGLAVTGMILALAIGILGVAARTSKNKLVRAPVIAFVEIVRNTPFLVQIFFIYFALPLMGIRLNPTATAVIALGINGGAYAIEIIRGGVESVSKGQVEAGFALGLHKADVFRLIVLKPALRAIYPSLTSQFVMLTLTTSVCTSIAAYELTSAAQRIESDTFRSFEVYFSVTAIYLVISSLMMGIFAIISRSYFNYPTR, encoded by the coding sequence ATGGGTTATGCGTTCGATTTTGGTGCGGTCTTCGACCGCGCCCCGGAATTGTTTTGGGGTTCGCTTGGGACGCTCGGTCTCGCGGTCACCGGAATGATCCTTGCGCTCGCGATCGGTATCCTCGGCGTCGCCGCTAGAACATCCAAGAACAAACTCGTTCGAGCTCCGGTGATTGCCTTCGTCGAGATCGTTCGAAACACACCGTTCCTGGTGCAGATATTCTTCATCTACTTCGCGCTTCCGCTCATGGGCATCCGTCTGAACCCTACCGCTACCGCTGTCATCGCGCTGGGGATCAATGGCGGCGCTTATGCGATCGAGATCATTCGAGGCGGCGTGGAAAGCGTGAGCAAGGGCCAGGTCGAGGCAGGTTTCGCTTTGGGTTTGCATAAGGCCGATGTGTTCCGGCTGATCGTTCTGAAGCCGGCTCTGCGGGCGATCTATCCGTCCCTGACCAGCCAGTTCGTGATGCTGACCTTGACGACCTCGGTCTGCACTTCGATCGCCGCCTACGAGTTGACCTCGGCGGCCCAACGGATCGAATCCGACACTTTTCGAAGCTTCGAGGTCTATTTTAGCGTGACCGCAATCTACCTGGTCATCTCGAGCCTGATGATGGGCATCTTCGCCATTATCTCCCGTTCCTACTTCAACTACCCGACCCGATAG
- a CDS encoding 5-carboxymethyl-2-hydroxymuconate Delta-isomerase, with protein MPHIIIDYSRGAAERVAIDELTRAVHYRVRDGGLVKPTAVRTFAREATFSCVGDEHPENHFVQIIVRMAPGRPAETKRELLKAVLEAARDVAAPALQAGRLGLRADLYESDPNFAFQEIAFA; from the coding sequence TTGCCGCACATCATCATCGACTATAGCCGGGGTGCTGCCGAAAGGGTGGCGATCGATGAATTGACCAGAGCCGTCCACTATCGGGTGCGCGACGGAGGCCTGGTGAAGCCCACTGCCGTGCGGACCTTCGCCAGGGAGGCGACCTTCTCCTGCGTCGGCGACGAGCATCCGGAAAATCACTTCGTCCAGATAATTGTGCGCATGGCGCCTGGCCGGCCGGCAGAAACGAAGCGAGAGTTGTTGAAGGCGGTCCTCGAAGCTGCGCGCGATGTCGCAGCCCCCGCGCTGCAAGCAGGGCGGCTGGGGCTGCGGGCCGATCTTTACGAGTCCGATCCGAATTTCGCATTCCAGGAAATAGCGTTCGCCTAA
- a CDS encoding amino acid ABC transporter permease, which translates to MGPIGENELFFLLQGLKWTVLLAIIGFVGGGIFGILIALVRTSQNRVARFVSSGYIALFQGTPLLMQLFVVYYGVALLGVDVNAWIAVAIAFTLHASAFLGEIWRGSIEAVPKGQTEAANALGLHYISRMKDVVLPQALKISMPATIGFLVQLIKGTSLAAIVGFIELTRAGQIISNQTYRPLLVFGIVGMVYFIICWPLSHIGSGLEKRMAKAAR; encoded by the coding sequence ATGGGTCCCATCGGCGAAAACGAGCTGTTCTTCCTCTTACAGGGTCTGAAGTGGACCGTGCTGCTGGCCATCATCGGCTTTGTCGGCGGAGGCATATTCGGAATCCTGATCGCTCTGGTGCGCACGTCGCAGAACCGTGTCGCACGTTTCGTATCGTCGGGCTACATCGCGCTCTTCCAGGGCACGCCGCTGCTGATGCAGCTCTTCGTCGTCTACTACGGCGTCGCGCTATTGGGCGTGGACGTCAATGCATGGATCGCTGTGGCCATCGCGTTCACGCTCCATGCAAGCGCCTTCCTGGGCGAGATCTGGCGCGGCTCGATCGAAGCCGTTCCGAAGGGCCAGACCGAAGCCGCGAACGCACTCGGGCTGCATTACATCTCCCGAATGAAGGACGTTGTCCTCCCACAGGCGCTGAAGATTTCGATGCCCGCAACCATCGGATTTCTCGTTCAGCTCATCAAGGGCACATCGCTTGCAGCAATCGTCGGCTTCATCGAGCTGACCCGTGCCGGACAGATCATTTCGAACCAGACCTACCGCCCACTGCTCGTCTTCGGGATCGTCGGAATGGTCTACTTCATCATTTGTTGGCCTCTCTCCCACATCGGGAGCGGCCTCGAAAAACGGATGGCGAAAGCCGCCCGCTAA
- a CDS encoding GntR family transcriptional regulator, whose product MKSADDSFLAPLTDDGPSAGFLDDGKNTIGSQLASRLREAIISGELEAGSKINLDKARKTFNVSLSPLREGLARLISDGLVEFQDNRGYRVAPISLANLEEVTSLREELEVFALRESMRFGDVDWEGNVMRALHRLNRTERDAAHPETLEHWEALHREFHLTLISGCGKPLLLHFCSLLLNLNDRYRRVFLIRTSGDRNVGQEHSEIAQGAVARDVDYACEKLRQHIHRTGTNLRNHLATKGIV is encoded by the coding sequence ATGAAATCGGCCGACGACAGCTTTCTTGCGCCCTTGACAGACGACGGGCCGTCGGCCGGCTTCCTCGACGATGGCAAGAACACCATCGGCAGTCAGCTCGCATCGCGCCTTCGGGAGGCGATCATCTCTGGTGAACTGGAAGCCGGCAGCAAGATCAATCTCGATAAGGCGCGGAAGACTTTCAATGTCAGTCTGAGCCCGTTGCGGGAGGGCTTGGCCAGGCTCATTTCAGACGGTCTAGTCGAGTTTCAGGACAACAGAGGCTATCGCGTCGCGCCGATCTCCCTGGCTAATCTCGAAGAGGTCACGAGCCTGCGCGAGGAGCTCGAGGTTTTCGCGTTACGTGAATCCATGCGTTTCGGAGACGTCGATTGGGAGGGAAACGTCATGCGTGCACTTCATCGTCTAAACCGCACGGAGCGTGACGCCGCGCATCCTGAAACGCTGGAGCACTGGGAGGCGCTTCACCGCGAATTCCACCTCACCTTGATTTCGGGCTGTGGCAAACCTCTGCTACTTCACTTCTGCAGTCTTCTGCTGAATCTCAACGACCGATATCGCCGCGTTTTCCTGATCCGTACGTCGGGGGACCGCAATGTAGGGCAGGAGCACAGCGAGATTGCCCAGGGAGCGGTCGCGCGTGATGTCGACTATGCCTGCGAGAAGCTCCGCCAGCACATCCATCGCACCGGCACCAATCTTCGCAACCACCTCGCGACGAAGGGAATCGTGTGA
- a CDS encoding sugar phosphate isomerase/epimerase: protein MAAVTSKSAPIIGVAHFSSILLPPVEFAKAAARAGFSRIGLRLHPAFPGAPYYELPVGGSVAGELKSVLAGEGVEVFDIEFFVIDPAFDASSLEATVAAAADIGARRLSVCGDDPDQSRLVSNFADLCRLSDRYGLAVDVENMGWRVTRTFRDSVSLVKASDARNAGALVDGVHFFRNGGTLASLRTEMRWVRHVQLCDVAGPAPVTPEEMIAEARGGRFAPGEGELPLKELVAAIGSSAAISVEVPLAGFASPEAHLKHLYDKAEGLFGPDR, encoded by the coding sequence ATGGCTGCCGTAACATCGAAATCGGCGCCCATAATTGGCGTCGCTCACTTCTCATCGATACTGCTGCCTCCTGTGGAGTTTGCGAAGGCCGCTGCACGCGCGGGATTCTCCAGGATCGGGCTCAGGCTGCATCCGGCGTTCCCTGGTGCGCCCTATTACGAGCTGCCTGTCGGAGGTTCGGTTGCGGGCGAGCTGAAATCCGTTCTTGCCGGTGAGGGCGTCGAGGTTTTCGATATCGAGTTCTTCGTAATCGACCCCGCTTTCGACGCGTCGTCGTTGGAGGCCACAGTCGCCGCGGCTGCGGACATTGGAGCACGCCGGCTCAGTGTCTGCGGAGACGATCCTGATCAATCCAGATTGGTCTCGAACTTCGCGGATCTCTGCCGCCTTTCGGACCGCTACGGCTTGGCTGTCGATGTCGAGAACATGGGTTGGCGGGTGACTAGAACCTTCCGGGACAGCGTCAGTCTTGTGAAGGCGAGTGATGCCCGCAATGCCGGCGCCCTCGTCGACGGAGTACATTTCTTCAGGAATGGCGGCACGCTCGCCTCGCTCCGGACCGAGATGCGCTGGGTAAGGCACGTTCAGTTGTGCGATGTCGCTGGACCGGCGCCGGTGACGCCAGAGGAGATGATCGCTGAAGCTAGAGGCGGGCGGTTCGCGCCGGGAGAGGGCGAACTACCGTTGAAGGAACTCGTCGCAGCGATCGGCAGCTCGGCGGCGATCTCAGTGGAAGTCCCACTCGCAGGGTTTGCCTCGCCTGAGGCGCATTTGAAGCATCTGTACGACAAGGCCGAGGGATTATTCGGGCCGGATCGCTGA
- the aroQ gene encoding type II 3-dehydroquinate dehydratase, with protein sequence MSLIYVLNGPNLNLLGKRQPHIYGHETLADVEADCRKVASELGHEIRFHQSNREYEIIDWIHEAREDGGGIVINPAAFTHTSLAILDALNTFEGPVIEIHISNMYKRESFRHHSFVSHRADGIITGLGTEGYPLGIRRVATMLTAPKKD encoded by the coding sequence ATGAGCCTGATCTACGTTCTGAATGGCCCAAATCTCAATTTGCTCGGCAAGCGTCAGCCTCACATCTATGGTCACGAGACGCTGGCCGATGTCGAGGCAGACTGCCGGAAAGTGGCCTCAGAACTCGGCCACGAGATCCGTTTCCACCAGAGCAACCGTGAATATGAAATCATCGACTGGATTCACGAAGCGCGCGAAGACGGAGGCGGCATCGTCATTAATCCGGCAGCATTCACGCACACGTCGCTTGCGATCCTCGATGCCTTGAACACGTTCGAAGGTCCCGTCATCGAGATCCATATCTCCAACATGTATAAGCGCGAAAGCTTCCGTCATCATTCCTTCGTTTCCCACCGCGCCGACGGCATCATCACCGGTCTTGGTACGGAGGGCTATCCGCTCGGAATCCGCCGCGTCGCGACGATGCTTACGGCACCCAAGAAGGACTGA